One genomic segment of Pseudonocardia sp. T1-2H includes these proteins:
- a CDS encoding DUF3040 domain-containing protein, which translates to MPAPEPAPMSRRERRTLRAIEVALTDDDPDLALLLRADRGSGRREQWTRIARRTVGLAVVLFVAGLILAVPVLMAVGAMILLVLPPLAWVVAHFQPPPG; encoded by the coding sequence TTGCCCGCACCGGAGCCCGCGCCGATGAGCCGGCGGGAGCGGCGCACCCTGCGCGCGATCGAGGTGGCCCTGACCGACGACGATCCCGATCTCGCCCTGCTGCTGCGCGCCGACCGCGGGTCCGGCCGCCGGGAGCAGTGGACGCGGATCGCCCGGAGGACGGTGGGCCTCGCGGTGGTCCTGTTCGTGGCCGGGCTGATCCTGGCCGTCCCCGTGCTGATGGCGGTCGGTGCGATGATCCTGCTGGTCCTACCGCCGCTGGCCTGGGTGGTCGCGCACTTCCAGCCGCCGCCCGGGTGA
- a CDS encoding DUF1269 domain-containing protein, translating into MGTLTVWKFDSAGGAESALQLLKQLQKEELIRIDDAAYVFWPADRKKPKTQQLHDMSGAGALGGSFWGLLFGLIFFVPLLGLAVGAAMGALSGSMADVGIDDGFIKEVREKVTPGTSALFVMSSNVVPDKVLERFGTTGASLISTNLSGEQEARLREAFSEVEHV; encoded by the coding sequence ATGGGGACTTTGACGGTGTGGAAGTTCGATTCGGCGGGTGGGGCTGAGAGTGCTCTGCAGTTGTTGAAGCAGCTGCAGAAGGAGGAGTTGATCCGGATCGACGATGCGGCTTACGTTTTCTGGCCTGCGGATCGGAAGAAGCCGAAGACCCAGCAGCTTCACGATATGAGTGGTGCGGGTGCGTTGGGGGGGAGTTTCTGGGGTCTGTTGTTCGGGTTGATCTTTTTCGTGCCGTTGCTCGGGCTGGCGGTGGGGGCCGCGATGGGGGCGCTTTCCGGGTCGATGGCCGATGTGGGGATCGATGACGGGTTTATCAAGGAGGTGCGGGAGAAGGTGACGCCGGGGACGTCGGCGTTGTTTGTGATGTCGTCGAATGTGGTGCCGGACAAGGTCTTGGAGCGTTTCGGGACGACCGGGGCGTCGTTGATCTCGACGAATCTGTCGGGTGAGCAGGAGGCGAGGCTGCGTGAGGCGTTCTCCGAGGTCGAGCACGTCTGA
- a CDS encoding NUDIX hydrolase, producing the protein MSGIEVGSHHGHLVLHTVRQVHFHDAAAPAATMVTPSVFVAARDEQGALLLVRRCDSGTWELPGGRVDVGESACDAGVRETAEEAGVQVHITGLVGLFTDPGHVVVAPGGGATRQQFVVCLHARAAGGRPWPDGRETSAAAWFDPSAIDALPIEPGTARWIRYALSGASEPHLD; encoded by the coding sequence ATGAGCGGGATCGAGGTCGGGAGCCATCACGGGCATCTCGTGCTGCACACGGTTCGCCAGGTGCACTTCCACGACGCCGCGGCCCCGGCCGCCACGATGGTCACTCCGTCGGTGTTCGTCGCCGCGCGGGACGAGCAGGGCGCGCTGCTGCTGGTCCGCCGCTGCGACAGCGGGACGTGGGAGCTCCCCGGTGGCCGGGTCGACGTCGGCGAGAGCGCGTGCGACGCCGGTGTCCGCGAGACCGCCGAGGAGGCGGGCGTGCAGGTGCACATCACCGGACTCGTGGGCCTGTTCACCGACCCCGGGCACGTCGTGGTGGCACCGGGGGGCGGCGCGACGAGACAACAGTTCGTGGTGTGCCTGCACGCCCGGGCGGCCGGGGGCCGGCCGTGGCCGGACGGACGGGAGACGAGTGCCGCCGCCTGGTTCGACCCGTCGGCCATCGATGCCCTGCCCATAGAGCCGGGGACGGCCCGCTGGATCCGGTACGCGCTCTCCGGCGCGTCCGAACCCCACCTGGACTAG
- a CDS encoding DUF2252 domain-containing protein, with the protein MTRTTTARRPPARRAARSPAEAPYLTRAERVARGRALRAEVPRAAHAEFTPGAGRADPLELLASQDTARLPELLPIRYGRMAVSPFTFYRGAALPMASDLVDTPRTGLLVQACGDAHCANFGMFASPERRLMFDANDFDETLPGPWEWDVKRLAASLEIAARDNGYPGRARREIVLAAVAGYRTAMRDFAADTSLDVWYAAADIDSVRSRFKHVIRGSRAERFAKSIDKAKTKDNLGTLARFAGVTDDGARIVAEPPLIVPVSELTESRSDPAAVMDGLREVLAAYRTSLEPERRVLLDRYRLVDVARKVVGVGSVGTRSWMLLMLGEDVTDPLFLQAKEAGPSVLERFLGPSEYPNAGQRVVVGQRMMQAVSDIFLGWVRVHGFDGRTRDFYVRQLRDWKGSADLARMVPKAMRAYGELCGWTLARAHARTGDRLAIAAYLGSGTAFDVAVREFAVAYADQTERDHAALVDAIAGGRVTARADL; encoded by the coding sequence ATGACCCGGACCACCACCGCCCGACGTCCGCCGGCGAGGCGAGCGGCCCGATCGCCCGCCGAGGCCCCTTACCTCACCCGTGCCGAACGGGTGGCCCGGGGCCGGGCGCTGCGGGCCGAGGTGCCGAGGGCCGCGCACGCCGAGTTCACCCCCGGCGCCGGCCGCGCCGACCCGCTCGAGCTGCTGGCGAGCCAGGACACCGCCCGGCTGCCGGAGCTGCTGCCGATCCGCTACGGCCGGATGGCGGTCTCCCCGTTCACCTTCTACCGGGGCGCCGCCCTGCCGATGGCGAGCGACCTCGTCGACACCCCACGGACCGGTCTCCTGGTGCAGGCCTGCGGGGATGCCCACTGTGCGAACTTCGGGATGTTCGCCTCGCCGGAGCGGCGGCTGATGTTCGACGCCAACGACTTCGACGAGACGCTGCCGGGCCCGTGGGAATGGGACGTCAAGCGGCTCGCGGCGAGCCTGGAGATCGCGGCGCGGGACAACGGCTACCCCGGCCGGGCCCGCCGGGAGATCGTGCTCGCCGCGGTCGCCGGCTACCGCACGGCGATGCGCGACTTCGCGGCCGACACCTCCCTGGACGTCTGGTACGCCGCCGCCGACATCGACTCCGTCCGCTCCCGCTTCAAGCACGTGATCCGCGGGTCCCGCGCCGAACGCTTCGCGAAGTCGATCGACAAGGCGAAGACCAAGGACAACCTCGGCACGCTCGCCCGCTTCGCCGGGGTGACCGACGACGGGGCACGGATCGTCGCGGAACCGCCGCTGATCGTGCCGGTCTCCGAGCTGACGGAGTCCCGGTCGGACCCTGCCGCGGTGATGGACGGGCTGCGCGAGGTCCTCGCCGCCTACCGGACGAGCCTGGAACCGGAGCGGCGCGTGCTGCTGGACCGCTACCGGCTGGTCGACGTGGCCCGCAAGGTGGTCGGGGTCGGGAGCGTCGGCACTCGCTCCTGGATGCTCCTGATGCTGGGCGAGGACGTCACGGATCCGCTGTTCCTGCAGGCCAAGGAGGCCGGGCCCTCGGTGCTCGAGCGCTTCCTCGGCCCGAGCGAGTACCCGAACGCAGGGCAGCGGGTGGTGGTCGGGCAGCGGATGATGCAGGCGGTCAGCGACATCTTCCTGGGCTGGGTCCGCGTTCATGGGTTCGACGGACGCACCCGGGACTTCTACGTGCGCCAGCTGCGGGACTGGAAGGGCTCCGCGGACCTCGCCAGGATGGTGCCGAAGGCCATGCGTGCCTACGGCGAGCTGTGCGGATGGACCCTCGCCCGGGCGCACGCCCGGACCGGGGACCGGCTCGCGATCGCGGCCTACCTGGGTTCGGGAACCGCGTTCGACGTCGCCGTCCGCGAGTTCGCCGTGGCCTATGCCGACCAGACCGAGCGCGACCACGCGGCACTGGTCGACGCGATCGCGGGCGGGCGGGTCACCGCCCGGGCGGACCTGTAG